The nucleotide window TAATAATTTTCATAAAAGGCATTAAAAATTTGGGTTCAGGATTTCCGCTACCAAATGGGGCAAGATAAGTTAATTGATCATATAAATAGTCATCAAATGATTGCGTCGATAAAATACCATCAATATGAATTTCAGGTACAGGAATAACATTATTTGTTTGCCGCAACAAATGGGATGATAAAAATTTTTCAAATTCCAAAATTTTGTCTTGGTCAATGGTCAAACCTGCTGCCATGGCATGCCCCCCACCCTCAATTAATATACCTTCTTGGCGTGCGGCAATTACGGCACTGCCCAAATCAAAATCTGGAATTGATCTTGCAGATCCTTTACCGATTTTATCCTGCCAAGAAATAACAAAAGCTGGTACATTAAAATGATCTTTTAATCGTGCAGCTATAATCCCAATAATTCCAGGATGCCATTCAGATGATGAAGCTAAAACAAATGGTTTATCTTGCTGATATCCCTTAGAATATACAGATGAAATTGCTTGATTAATTGCATCTTTTTCAAGATTACCGCGTTCTTTATTCAAATAATCAAGTTCTAATGCCAATTGTTTCGCATCAATAATACTATCAGATGATAATAATTTGACCCCTAAATCTGATGTTCCAATTCGCCCACCTGCGTTGATCCTGGGCCCTAACATAAAACCTAAATGATACGAAGTTGGGCTATCATTAATACCAGCAATATCACATAAAGCTGTAAGGCCTATATTTTTTCTTTTTGCTAATGCGGCTAATCCCAATTTAACAAAAGCCCGATTAAGCCCAGATAAAGGAACAACATCACATACAGTTCCCAAAGCCACTAAATCTAACCATTGTCGTAAATCTGGCTCTGGACGATTTTCTGAATAAAATGATGCTAAACGTAAATGGCGATTAAGTGCTACAATTAATAAAAATGTTACACCCACGGCGGCTAAATGTTTTGTGCTTTGGTGAAGAGTAGGTTCTGTATCCAAACGATTAGGGTTAATAACAGCCACCGCTTTAGGTAATTCAAAAGATGCGGCATGATGATCAATAACAATGATATCCAAACCCAGCTCTGCGGCTTCAGCTAATGGATCAAAAGATGTAATTCCACAATCAACTGTTATGACCACTTGAATATTTTGCTCTTTTAATTTTTTTAAAGCCGCAATGTTTGGCCCATATCCTTCTTTAAAACGATCTGGGATATAAAGAGTAAGTGGAATTCCAAGTGTTTTAAAAAATAATTTTAATAAAGCTGCTGATGTTGCCCCATCAACATCATAATCACCAAATACTGCAATATTTTCCCCTGTAATAATTGCTTGATAAAGACGTCCAATAGCTTTATCCATATCATTCAATAATAATGGATCAGGCATAAAATATTTTAAATTAGGCGATAAATAAAATTGTGCCTGCTTTAAATCAACTTTTCGTATAGTAAGCAAACGAGCGAATAGTTCATCAATATTAAGAAATCGTTGGAAACCCAAGGCTGCTCGTTCATCATAAGAACAAAATTTCCATAACTTTCCAGCCAAGGAACGCACATTATTAAAATCGAATTGATGTTGGTTTTCTTGCATAACCGAAATTAAAAAAAACTATTTATTACCAATAACGCCAATGTTAAAAACAATATGAACTATAGTAAAGCCAAATAAATTATATGAATCATTCTATGGATTTAAATTTTTACCAAGATATATATCAATCCGAAGTTAAAGTTACTTTATTACCTTGGCGTAATCCAGGCGATCTTTTACCATGTTTCGATCAAATGCCAGGATTTATTTTATTCGAAAGTAACGGGCAAGAACCCATTTACAATCATTACAGTTTTATTGTTTTCAATCCTTTTATGGTTTTTAAAAGCCATAATCATTATCATACATTAAATGATATAATTATTAAAGAAAATCCATATTCTTTTCTTAAAAAAATAATTCAAAAATTTTCTTTTAAGCCATTGCCAAATTTACCCCCTTTTCAAACAGGAATAGCTGGATTTTGGGGATATGAATCAGCGCGTTTCCTTGGATTTACGATAGAAACCAAAGAGCTATTTCAAAAGACACCTGACATAGTTTTAGGATTTTATGATCAAGTACTTGCTTTTGATCATCATAAAAAATCCGTTTATCTTTTTACACGAGGTAATAAGGCAAAATTACAAATAGAAGCTATAAAAAAAAGATTCGACCAACCAATTAAAATTTTTGACTATCATTCAAAAAAACCTTCTATACCAAAAGCCTTCTTAACAGAAAAAGAATATACAGAAAAAATAGATAAAATAATATCCTATTTATATCAGGGACAAATATACCAAACAAACTTCACTTTTCCGTTTTTCGTTAAATTACCAGAATATTATAATGCCCAACGATTATATTATATTCTTAAAACTATTAATCCTGCCCCCTTTTCGGCTTATTTAAATTTCGATGATATAAAAATTATTTCATCTTCACCTGAACGTTTTTTAAAACTGGATCATGGTAATGTTACAACATCACCAATCAAGGGTACAATTCCAAGGCACAAAAATAAAAATCTAGACAATAAAAATGCATCTTTATTGCAAAACAACCCCAAAGATCAAAGTGAAAATTTAATGATTGTTGATTTGCTACGAAATGATTTATCTAAAGTGTGCGAAGATCATAGTGTAACTGTACCCCAACTTTTTAAATTAGAAACTTATCCTAGTATATTTCATCTGGTTTCAACTATAACAGGAAAATTAAAAGAAGATAAAGATGCTATAGATCTTTTCATTGCTTGTTTTCCAGGTGGATCTATTACTGGAGCACCTAAAATAAGTGCCATGACTATTATTGATAAATTAGAGCATTATCCCCGTGGCTCTTATTGCGGATCTATTGGCTATATTGGATTTGATCAATCGATGGATACAAATATTGCAATTAGAACAATTGTTTTAACAAAAAATCTTGGCTCTTTTCATGTGGGTTCCGGTATTGTTATTGATTCAAACCCACATTCTGAATATGAAGAATGTCTAGCCAAAGCCAAATTATTAATAGAAGCTTTTCAAAGGTAATAATTATCATGCATGTTTTGTTAATTGATAATTATGATTCTTTTACACATAATCTTGCGCGTTATGTACGCGAACTTGGATCATTTGTGACAGTTAAACGATGTGATGAGGTTGATGAAAATATTGATATAATTAACCCAACACATCTTATTATTTCACCTGGTCCTGGCCATCCCCAAGATGCAAAAATTTCGTTACAGATGATAAAAAAATATACCAATATTATTCCCATATTAGGCGTGTGCCTTGGTCATCAATGCATGGCATACATTTATGGAGCCTCAATTATACAATCAATCAAACCCCAACATGGAAAAACGTCCATCATTACACATACACAAACAGGGTTATTCAAAAATGTCCCTAATAATATTTTAGTAACACGTTATCATTCTCTAGTTATTGATCCAAACACGTTACCAGCATGCTTTACTATTACTGCAGAAACGGAAGATAAAGAAATTATGGCTATTGCTCACAACAAAGATTCATTAGTTGGTGTTCAATTTCATCCAGAAGCTTTATTAACAGAATATGGATACCAAATTTTAAATAATTTTTTAAAAAACTAAATTATTATGACAATATATAGTTTTATTAATAATACTTTTGAACCAATTGAAACATCTTTTATTCATATCAATAACCGAGGATTATTATTAGCTGATGGCATTTTTGAAACCTTACGTGTTTATAATCAAAAACCATTTCTTTTGGTTAATCATTTAGAACGTCTAGAAAAATCAGCAAAAATTTTATCAATACCCTTTCCTAAAATTAATTTTGATACCACGATCAATAAACTTATAGATCTAAATAATTTTAAGGATGCCATTATTCGTATCACTTTAACGAGAGGTGCTAGTCAACGTGGTCTTTCAATTCAACAATGCCAAGAGCCAGTATTAATTATTACCTGCCATCCCTATCAAGAAATAAAAATGGCATCATATAAATGTACAATTAGTTCAATTAAACGCAATCCAACATCACCGATAGCCAACATGAAAACACTTTCTTATATGGATAATGTTATAGCTTTAATCCAGGCCCAAGAAAAAGGGTTTGATGATGCCCTATTTTTAAATATTTATGATCAACCTGTTTGCAGTACAAAAGGTAATATTTTTATTGTGCATAATCATTCAATTTATACCCCATCTTCATCAGATGGTATATTAAACGGCATTACTAGAAATACCATCATAGAGTTAATTCAAGATCAAAAATGGCCCTTGTATGAACAAAGTTTATCCTATCAACAATTAATTGAAGCTGACGAAATATTTATGACGAACAGTGTTATAGAAATTCAACCAATAACCCAATTAGATACAAAATTACTAAACAATAATTTTTATAGTCAAAAATTAAAAACTTTATATAAAAATTATATTGAAAATAATTTATAAAACGCACTATTGATTATAAACCAAAATTAATCATCTATCCTATCAATAATATGAATAAATGAACCCAAAATATTGCCCCTACATTGTCCATAAAGACCTAAATCTTTGTTATAACTATCATAGGATTGAAATAAAAAATTAGATTGAGGATAAGTTACATAATTTGCATAATGAAATTCATGACCACGAAATCTTGTTCCCTTTTTACCAAAAATTGTATCTGTACAGATTTCAACCGTGCGATATCCCAAATGTAATTTATGTTCAACAAAGGAAAATTCATTATCAAATAACCCTGTCATAGAATAATGATTATTATGCTGGTCAATAATAGCTCGTCCCATTACCATGTAACCACCACATTCCCCATATATTTTTAATCCCTTATAGGCAGCTTTTCTTAAACCTTCTGAAAAGGTATAATTATTGCTTAATTCTTTTAAATATAATTCTGGATATCCGCCTGGCAAATAAATCGTATCCGCATTAGGAGGTGGCTCATTGTTAAGGGGTGAAAATTTTTTAATTTCTATTCCTTTGTCTTGCCACATATGTATCATCGATGGGTAAACAAATGAAAAAGCCTGATCATAAGCTAGCGCCACACTTTGCCCCCACGGATTAAAAAATACATTTGATTTTTTTTGCACCTTTTTTGTTTGACTATTATTACTAATCAATTGCTGCAAAAGATTAAAATCAATATAGTTTTGTCCAAGTTTTGATAAAGTTTCTAAGAAATCTTCATCAATTTTCTTATCATAATGTAATCCTAAATGGCGCGATGGAATTTTTATTCCTTCATCATACGGAATAAATCCAACAATAGGTATATTTAATGGGTCAATTGCTTGTTTTATTATTGTAATATGTTTATCGCTTTTTGCATTATTGATAATAACACCTAAAATTTTAAGATCTTTTTTATAAGTTAAAAACCCCTGGATTAAAGCTGCTATGGATTGCCCCATACCCTTGCCATCAATCACCAGTAAAATGGGCAATCCCGTATACAAAGAAACATCGGCGGTTGAATTTTGGGTAATTGACATATTATCAAATAAACCCATGACACCTTCGCCTATAATTAAATCATTCTCACAAGATAAATTATATAAAATTTTATCTATTTGATGTTTGGTCATAGCCCATAAATCAAGATTATAACAATCATGTCCAATAATTTGTTTATGAAATTCTGGATCGATATAATCAGGTCCAACCTTAAATGTGCCAAGTGATAACCCTTTTTCTTTTAATCCTTGGATCAAAATCATGGTAATTGTTGTTTTGCCAGATCCTGATGATGGGGCAGCAACAATAAAACCTGGGGCTATAGGGCAAGAATTATCCATGTCCAGTATTTTCTTGTTTATTCAAAGGGTCACTTATTAATTTCCGTCCATTTTGGGCACCTAACCAATCAAGTCCAGCCCGTAATTTAACAATATCACCCACCACAAAAAGTGCCGGTGGATCAATGGTCTCCGTTGATATATGCTGAATCATATGCCCAAGTGTACTTTCAAAAACCAGTTGATTATTTAATGTAGCACAGCTGACAATTGCAACAGGCTCATTAAAATTACGTCCATGGTTAAGTAAATTATTTATAATAATATCAAGATGTTTTAAAGCCATATAGAATATTAGAGGTGATGTTGTTTTACCCAATAATTGCCAATCAATTGATTGAGGAATTTGCCCGGTTAAATCATGACCTGTAATCAAAATAATCGATGAATTTGTATCCCGGCATGTTAGTGGAATTCCGGCATAGGATAGCCCGCCAACCCCTGCACTAATTCCTGGAATAAAACGAAAAGGTATTGAAGCTGCAACTAGACTAAGCGCTTCTTCGACACCACGTCCAAAGATTAAAGGATCACCACCTTTAAGACGTAATACCTTTTTTCGCTCTTTAGCCAATTCTATAAGACGTAACGTAATATCAGGTTGTTTAATTGATGGTTTTCCACCCCTTTTACCGGCAAATTCAATAGTTTTATGAGAATCAATTAAGGCTAATATTTCTGTACTTACCAGAGCATCATAAATGATAACATCTGCTTCTTTTAATGCATACCATGCAAGCATTGTAAGCAAACCTGGGTCCCCTGGACCTGCCCCCACCAACCATACGGAGCCTGGTAAAAAGTCTGGGTAAAGATTTTTAATGCTACTCTTCATAAACTATAGTAATTGTTCTATAAATAAAATCATCAATTGAAATCTATTTTTGCAGAATTCTCTTATAAGTAAAAGTATAAAGTCATGAAAAACAAATTTATAAACACTATGAATTTTAACAACCAACCATCATATCCCCAAACACGATTAAGACGAAATCGATCACAATCATGGATAAGAAAATTGGTTGCAGAAAATAATTTAACTATTCATGACCTTATTTGGCCAGTTTTTATTCATGATGGATCTACAAAACACGTACCTATAGAATCTATGCCTGGTATTTACAGACTATCCCTTGATGCTTTGGTTGAAGAAGCGACAAAAGCAGCTAACCTTGGCATTTTAGCTTTAGCTCTTTTTCCTGTTATTGAAACTGATAAGAAAGATCATCATGGGAAAGAAGCCTTAAATCCCAATAATTTGTGTAATCGTGCAATTAAAATTTTAAAAAAAACTATACCAGAAATGGGGGTGATATGCGATGTTGCCCTTGATCCCTATACCAGTCATGGGCATGATGGATTATTAGAAAATAATATTATTTTAAATGATGAAACATTAGAAATTCTAGGAAAACAAGCTCTTTATCAAGCTGAAGCAGGGGCAGATATTGTTGCCCCTTCTGATATGATGGATGGCAGGGTTGGATATATAAGAAAAATTTTAGATGAAGCAGGTTATGAAAACTGTCTCATTATGTCATATGGAGCAAAATATGCGTCCAATTTTTATGGCCCCTTTCGTGATGCATTAGGATCTAAATCAGCCTTAGGCAAAGCAGATAAACGTACATATCAAATGGATCCTGCAAATAGTCATGAAGCATTACGTGAGATTAATCTTGATATTAATGAAGGCGCCGATATGGTTTTAATTAAACCAGGTATGCCCTATTTAGATATTGTATCCAGGGTTAAAAGTACATTTCATATACCAACCTTTGTGTATCAAGTTAGTGGTGAATATGCTATGATCAAAGCCGCCCATGAAAAAGGTTGGTTAGATGAAAAATCAACAATGCTTGAATCAATGATGGCTTTTAAAAGAGCTGGCGCCGATGGGATTTTTACCTATGCTGCTTTATCGATTGCTCAATGGTTAAAAGAAAAGATTTAAACCTTAATTCTTTTTTGAGTCAATAATAACCAATTTATCTGAATATAATCCATTAAAATGGGTCGCCATAGCCAAAGAATATGCACCAACCTTATCGATTTCGATCCAATCACCCTCTTTAATATCTTCAGGCAATTCGAAAGGATATTTAAGCACATCAGCTGAATCGCATGTTGGACCATATAAAGTAAAGGGTTTTAAATTTTCTGAATATTGATTATTGGGACGCAGCAATTTTGCTGGCCACTGTACATCTGCTAATCCCATTTCTGGTAATGCCCCATAAATTCCATCATTTATATAAAGCAAATCATCCTTACGTAATTGGACCTGTACAATTAGCGACATCGCATCATTAACCATAACTCGACCTGGTTCACACATTAAAATACAATCTTTGGATAAGGGAAGTTTAGCAAGACCTGCTTTGATAACATTTAAAAATTCTTCAATTGTGGGGGCTTTTTGGTTTAAATAGGTCGCCCCAAAACCACCCCCAACATCAAGAAATTTAATTGGTATCTTTGTAGTATCAAGGATATCCCCCACCATTTCCAAGGCTTTTGCATAGGCATCCAAATGCACACATTGTGATCCCACGTGAAATTTTAATCCCACATTACAACCTTTATCATAGGCAAGTTTTAAAAGCCTACCTGCTTCTTCTTTGTCTGCACCAAATTTCCCAGAAAGATATAAAATCATTCCTTTAACCGGGGGCGTTTTAAAACGCACAAGAATATTTAATGTTTTAACATCTCCATATTCTTCAATAACTTTATTTAATTCATCCTCATGATCAATCACATAAGTTGTAATTTGATAATGTTGGGCAGCCTCTTTAATAACATCACGTCCCTTAACAGGATGCATAAAATATGCCTCAGCTCGTGCCAAATGATCTTTAACCAAAGCAATTTCAGCAATAGATGCAGTATCAAAATGATGGATACCTGCATGATAAAGTTCCTTTAATACCCGTAAATGGGGATTACATTTAACCGCATAAAGAATACGCCCAGGAAAATGATCCAGAAACTTTTGGGCCGATTGATGCAAAATATGTGGACGCAAACAATATACGGGATTTGTTGGTTTTAAATTATCGACAACAGCTTGCGCGCTAGAAAAAACATCTTCCATTTTTGGTATTTATAATGATAGATTATTGACAGATAAATTATATAGATACATAAATTATGTTTTATATATACAATTTGACTTAACTCATACAATAAATATAAAAAGAATAAAAGAATAAATTACCATATTATTAATTATTAACCTCTAACTTTTATTTGTACTAATGTTTAACTTCTTATGGCGCAATCGCAGAAATGCTAATGAAATAGCTATTGGTCAAAAATACCGCAGACGTGATGTGCCGTTAGTTGTTTGGGAAGTTTCATCTATTTTTACTGGAACAGATGGAATAGCATATGTAAGTGTTTTCCGCACAGATGATGCAACAATGCGCAAAACGCTTGCCAAAAGCGCATTAGAAAACACGGAAAACTATATACTTTTAAATAAAACTAGCTAATTTTAATTTTAGATTAAGGGTTAAATAATACCCCTTACCATCTAATAACCTTCGCGTTCAAATCTTTTACGTAATAATTTGCGATGACGACGTGCAGCTTCAGAACGTTCGCGTACTTTACGCTCTGATGGTTTTTCATAATTTCGGCGCAATTTCATTTCGCGAAAAACGCCTTCTCTTTGCATTTTTTTCTTTAATGCTCGTAAGGCTTGGTCAATATTATTATCACGAACTTGAACTTCCACTTAATTTTTCTCCTTAATATTACCCTAAAAAAGAAATTAGCTCTTTCATTAAATAAGAGCTACACTAGTTAATAAATGAATTTAATAGCTAAAACCCTGGAAAGGTTTAACACATAATAAATCTTTTGTGAAGTAGTGTTTAGCATAAAAATTAAAATGGAATATAAATTATGGCTATTTTAAAAATCGCACGTATGGGACACCCAATTTTAAAGGAAAAAGCGAAACCAATCGATAATATTTCTGCGCCAGAAATAACGCGACTTATTCATGATATGCTTGAAACTTTGGCTGATTCTCGGGGAATTGGTCTAGCGGCTCCCCAGGTTTATTGCTCTTTAAGATTAATGATGTTTATGGTTCCCAAAGAAAGAATGGACAATAATACTGATGTGCCACTTACTATTTTAATTAATCCAGAATTTACACCTTTATCCGAAGAAAAAGAGCTTGGTTGGGAAGGATGTCTTTCGGTCCCAGGTTTTATGGGCAAAGTTCCCCGATATACCCATATTAAATATCGGGGTCAAACACCCAAAGGTGAATGGATAGAACAAGAGGCTAAAGATTATCATGCGCGTGTTTTTCAGCATGAATATGATCATTTGGATGGTATACTCTATCCTATGCGTATGACGGATTTAACCCTCTTGGGGTTCAGAGAAGAAATGACACAATATCTTGATTCAGGTGAAGAAGTTGATGAATGATGATAATTTAAAAAAAGATCTTCTTTATAAAGCTTTACGTTATGTTCCTTTTCAAGGATGGACACAGCAATCACTTAAGCACGCTGCCAAAGATCTTCATATAGATGACCCAAAAGCTTTAAGATTATTTGATGATCCAATTGATAAAAATATGATCAT belongs to Alphaproteobacteria bacterium and includes:
- the rpsU gene encoding 30S ribosomal protein S21 — translated: MEVQVRDNNIDQALRALKKKMQREGVFREMKLRRNYEKPSERKVRERSEAARRHRKLLRKRFEREGY
- a CDS encoding cobyrinate a,c-diamide synthase — translated: MDNSCPIAPGFIVAAPSSGSGKTTITMILIQGLKEKGLSLGTFKVGPDYIDPEFHKQIIGHDCYNLDLWAMTKHQIDKILYNLSCENDLIIGEGVMGLFDNMSITQNSTADVSLYTGLPILLVIDGKGMGQSIAALIQGFLTYKKDLKILGVIINNAKSDKHITIIKQAIDPLNIPIVGFIPYDEGIKIPSRHLGLHYDKKIDEDFLETLSKLGQNYIDFNLLQQLISNNSQTKKVQKKSNVFFNPWGQSVALAYDQAFSFVYPSMIHMWQDKGIEIKKFSPLNNEPPPNADTIYLPGGYPELYLKELSNNYTFSEGLRKAAYKGLKIYGECGGYMVMGRAIIDQHNNHYSMTGLFDNEFSFVEHKLHLGYRTVEICTDTIFGKKGTRFRGHEFHYANYVTYPQSNFLFQSYDSYNKDLGLYGQCRGNILGSFIHIIDRIDD
- the pabB gene encoding aminodeoxychorismate synthase component I, which translates into the protein MDLNFYQDIYQSEVKVTLLPWRNPGDLLPCFDQMPGFILFESNGQEPIYNHYSFIVFNPFMVFKSHNHYHTLNDIIIKENPYSFLKKIIQKFSFKPLPNLPPFQTGIAGFWGYESARFLGFTIETKELFQKTPDIVLGFYDQVLAFDHHKKSVYLFTRGNKAKLQIEAIKKRFDQPIKIFDYHSKKPSIPKAFLTEKEYTEKIDKIISYLYQGQIYQTNFTFPFFVKLPEYYNAQRLYYILKTINPAPFSAYLNFDDIKIISSSPERFLKLDHGNVTTSPIKGTIPRHKNKNLDNKNASLLQNNPKDQSENLMIVDLLRNDLSKVCEDHSVTVPQLFKLETYPSIFHLVSTITGKLKEDKDAIDLFIACFPGGSITGAPKISAMTIIDKLEHYPRGSYCGSIGYIGFDQSMDTNIAIRTIVLTKNLGSFHVGSGIVIDSNPHSEYEECLAKAKLLIEAFQR
- a CDS encoding aminotransferase class IV, whose amino-acid sequence is MTIYSFINNTFEPIETSFIHINNRGLLLADGIFETLRVYNQKPFLLVNHLERLEKSAKILSIPFPKINFDTTINKLIDLNNFKDAIIRITLTRGASQRGLSIQQCQEPVLIITCHPYQEIKMASYKCTISSIKRNPTSPIANMKTLSYMDNVIALIQAQEKGFDDALFLNIYDQPVCSTKGNIFIVHNHSIYTPSSSDGILNGITRNTIIELIQDQKWPLYEQSLSYQQLIEADEIFMTNSVIEIQPITQLDTKLLNNNFYSQKLKTLYKNYIENNL
- the cobA gene encoding uroporphyrinogen-III C-methyltransferase, yielding MKSSIKNLYPDFLPGSVWLVGAGPGDPGLLTMLAWYALKEADVIIYDALVSTEILALIDSHKTIEFAGKRGGKPSIKQPDITLRLIELAKERKKVLRLKGGDPLIFGRGVEEALSLVAASIPFRFIPGISAGVGGLSYAGIPLTCRDTNSSIILITGHDLTGQIPQSIDWQLLGKTTSPLIFYMALKHLDIIINNLLNHGRNFNEPVAIVSCATLNNQLVFESTLGHMIQHISTETIDPPALFVVGDIVKLRAGLDWLGAQNGRKLISDPLNKQENTGHG
- the def gene encoding peptide deformylase; protein product: MAILKIARMGHPILKEKAKPIDNISAPEITRLIHDMLETLADSRGIGLAAPQVYCSLRLMMFMVPKERMDNNTDVPLTILINPEFTPLSEEKELGWEGCLSVPGFMGKVPRYTHIKYRGQTPKGEWIEQEAKDYHARVFQHEYDHLDGILYPMRMTDLTLLGFREEMTQYLDSGEEVDE
- the recJ gene encoding single-stranded-DNA-specific exonuclease RecJ, with amino-acid sequence MQENQHQFDFNNVRSLAGKLWKFCSYDERAALGFQRFLNIDELFARLLTIRKVDLKQAQFYLSPNLKYFMPDPLLLNDMDKAIGRLYQAIITGENIAVFGDYDVDGATSAALLKLFFKTLGIPLTLYIPDRFKEGYGPNIAALKKLKEQNIQVVITVDCGITSFDPLAEAAELGLDIIVIDHHAASFELPKAVAVINPNRLDTEPTLHQSTKHLAAVGVTFLLIVALNRHLRLASFYSENRPEPDLRQWLDLVALGTVCDVVPLSGLNRAFVKLGLAALAKRKNIGLTALCDIAGINDSPTSYHLGFMLGPRINAGGRIGTSDLGVKLLSSDSIIDAKQLALELDYLNKERGNLEKDAINQAISSVYSKGYQQDKPFVLASSSEWHPGIIGIIAARLKDHFNVPAFVISWQDKIGKGSARSIPDFDLGSAVIAARQEGILIEGGGHAMAAGLTIDQDKILEFEKFLSSHLLRQTNNVIPVPEIHIDGILSTQSFDDYLYDQLTYLAPFGSGNPEPKFLMPFMKIIKADIVGQNHVRCMIIGKSGRAVKAIAFRCVENTLGSFLLKKQSKLHLIGQIKSQKWQNQTTLQFIIEDAMPVVE
- a CDS encoding type III PLP-dependent enzyme, yielding MEDVFSSAQAVVDNLKPTNPVYCLRPHILHQSAQKFLDHFPGRILYAVKCNPHLRVLKELYHAGIHHFDTASIAEIALVKDHLARAEAYFMHPVKGRDVIKEAAQHYQITTYVIDHEDELNKVIEEYGDVKTLNILVRFKTPPVKGMILYLSGKFGADKEEAGRLLKLAYDKGCNVGLKFHVGSQCVHLDAYAKALEMVGDILDTTKIPIKFLDVGGGFGATYLNQKAPTIEEFLNVIKAGLAKLPLSKDCILMCEPGRVMVNDAMSLIVQVQLRKDDLLYINDGIYGALPEMGLADVQWPAKLLRPNNQYSENLKPFTLYGPTCDSADVLKYPFELPEDIKEGDWIEIDKVGAYSLAMATHFNGLYSDKLVIIDSKKN
- the hemB gene encoding porphobilinogen synthase, whose product is MNFNNQPSYPQTRLRRNRSQSWIRKLVAENNLTIHDLIWPVFIHDGSTKHVPIESMPGIYRLSLDALVEEATKAANLGILALALFPVIETDKKDHHGKEALNPNNLCNRAIKILKKTIPEMGVICDVALDPYTSHGHDGLLENNIILNDETLEILGKQALYQAEAGADIVAPSDMMDGRVGYIRKILDEAGYENCLIMSYGAKYASNFYGPFRDALGSKSALGKADKRTYQMDPANSHEALREINLDINEGADMVLIKPGMPYLDIVSRVKSTFHIPTFVYQVSGEYAMIKAAHEKGWLDEKSTMLESMMAFKRAGADGIFTYAALSIAQWLKEKI
- a CDS encoding aminodeoxychorismate/anthranilate synthase component II codes for the protein MHVLLIDNYDSFTHNLARYVRELGSFVTVKRCDEVDENIDIINPTHLIISPGPGHPQDAKISLQMIKKYTNIIPILGVCLGHQCMAYIYGASIIQSIKPQHGKTSIITHTQTGLFKNVPNNILVTRYHSLVIDPNTLPACFTITAETEDKEIMAIAHNKDSLVGVQFHPEALLTEYGYQILNNFLKN